A window from Rana temporaria chromosome 8, aRanTem1.1, whole genome shotgun sequence encodes these proteins:
- the LOC120910589 gene encoding gastrula zinc finger protein XlCGF17.1-like gives MLTLTIGIAQPRNQWHVSWSSAPCQASYPEEPQTVRDGAVLPTDKRFSCTDCGKHFNSKSGLNMHKMIHTGEKPHSCSECGKCFIYKSRLDRHQRSHTGEKPYSCSKCRKCFSDKWYLDRHQILHTGEKPYSCPECGKCFLEKSYLETHQMSHTGEKPYSCPECGKCYSNQSSFSYHQRSHRSEKPYSCLDCGKCFLGKSYLLRHQLSHTGEKPHSCPECGKCFSLKSILLRHQLSHTGEKPHSCPECGKCFSLKSDLLRHQRSHTGEKPHSCPECGKCFSLKSILLKHQRSHTGEKPHSCPECGKCFSVKFNLDTHHRSHTGEKPYSCPVCGKCFSQKAHLYRHQRLH, from the exons ATGTTGACTCTCACTATAGGCATTGCTCAACCTAGGAACCAGTGGCATGTGTCttggtcttctgccccatgccagg cctcttatcctgaggaacctcagactgtgagggacggtgccgtccttccaacagataaaaggttttcctgtactgattGTGGGAAGCATTTCAATTCTAAGTCTGGTCTTAATATGCATAAAATGATTCATACAGgtgagaagccacattcctgttctgagtgcgggaaatgttttatatataagtCGCGTCTtgatagacatcagagatctcacacgggtgagaagccgtattcatgttctaagtgcaggaaatgtttttcagataagtggtATCTTGATAGACATCAGATattgcacacgggtgagaagccgtattcctgtcctgagtgcgggaaatgttttttagagaAGTCGTATCTTGAAACACATCAGAtgtctcacacgggtgagaagccatattcctgtcctgagtgcgggaaatgttattcAAATCAGTCCAGTTTTTCTtatcatcagagatcacacaggagtgagaagccgtattcctgtcttgattgtggaaaatgttttttaggTAAGTCGTATCTTCTCAGACATCAGCTGtcgcacacgggtgagaagccacattcctgtcctgagtgcgggaaatgtttttcattgaagtcAATTCTTCTCAGACATCAGCTGtcgcacacgggtgagaagccacattcctgtcctgagtgcgggaaatgtttttcattgaagtcggatcttctcagacatcagaggtctcacacgggtgagaagccacattcctgtcctgagtgcgggaaatgtttttcattgaagtcGATTCTTCTcaaacatcagaggtctcacacgggtgagaagccgcattcctgtcctgagtgcgggaaatgtttttcagttaagTTTAATCTTGACACACATCatagatcacacacgggggaaaagccgtattcctgtcctgtgtgtgggaaatgtttttcacagaaggcacatctttacagacatcagagattgcac